A single region of the Metarhizium brunneum chromosome 6, complete sequence genome encodes:
- the GND1 gene encoding 6-phosphogluconate dehydrogenase, decarboxylating 1 produces the protein MSGPVARLANLKLGGGEQPRQPFQPTSTSPSIQASGSADNVSSADLGLIGLAVMGQNLIMNMADHGFTICAFNRTVSKVDRFLENEAKGKSIVGAHSVEEFVSKLKSPRRVMLLVQAGQAVDDWIEKLLPLLSKGDIIIDGGNSHFPDSNRRTKYLASKGLRFVGSGVSGGEEGARYGPSLMPGGDEEAWPHIKDIFQGIAAKSDGEPCCEWVGDEGAGHYVKMVHNGIEYGDMQLICEAYDIMKRGLGLSNKEMGDVFTKWNKGVLDSFLIEITRDIMYFNDDDGKPLVEKILDQAGQKGTGKWTAVNALDLGMPVTLIAEAVLARCLSAIKPERVEASTKLQYVSRSSGKFEGNKEQFLEDLEQALYASKIISYAQGFMLMQEAARDFGWKLNKPSIALMWRGGCIIRSVFLKDITAAYRKNPELKNLLFDDFFNKAIHKAQPGWRDVVSKAAELGIPTPAFSTALSWFDGYRTKDLPANLLQAQRDYFGAHTFRVKPEAANDKYQTGKDIHVNWTGRGGNISASTYQA, from the exons atgtccGGCCCCGT CGCTCGCCTCGCGAATCTCaagcttggcggcggcgagcaaCCTCGCCAACCCTTCCAGCCCACCTCAACCTCTCCGTCCATCCAAGCTTCGGGAAGTGCTGACAATGTTTCAAGCGCTGATTTGGGCCTCATCGGCCTTGCTGTCAT GGGACAGAACCTCATCATGAACATGGCCGACCACGGCTTCACCATCTGCGCCTTCAACCGAACTGTCTCCAAGGTCGACCGATTCTTGGAAAATGAGGCCAAGGGCAAATCCATTGTTGGTGCTCACAGTGTTGAGGAGTTTGTAAGCAAGCTCAAGTCTCCTCGCCGTGTCATGCTGCTCGTTCAGGCCGGCCAGGCTGTCGATGACTGGATTGAGAAGCTTCTCCCCCTCCTCTCAAAGGGCGACATCATTATTGATGGTGGTAACTCTCACTTCCCTGACTCCAACCGCCGTACCAAGTACCTGGCCAGCAAGGGCCTCCGATTCGTCGGATCCGGTGTATCCGGTGGTGAGGAGGGCGCCCGATACGGTCCCTCTCTGATGCctggtggtgacgaggaGGCGTGGCCTCACATCAAAGACATCTTCCAGGGCATCGCTGCCAAGAGTGATGGTGAACCCTGCTGTGAATGGGTCGGAGACGAGGGTGCTGGTCACTACGTCAAGATGGTCCACAACGGTATCGAGTATGGTGACATGCAGCTGATTTGCGAG GCCTACGACATCATGAAGCGTGGTCTTGGCCTTTCCAACAAGGAGATGGGTGATGTCTTCACAAAGTGGAACAAGGGTGTTTTGGACTCTTTCCTGATCGAGATTACCCGTGACATCATGTACTTcaatgatgacgatggcaagCCTCTTGTTGAGAAGATTCTTGACCAGGCCGGCCAGAAGGGCACTGGCAAGTGGACTGCGGTCAATGCGTTGGATTTGGGCATGCCCGTCACTTTGATTGCTGAGGCTGTCTTGGCTCGTTGTCTGTCTGCCATCAAGCCAGAGCGTGTTGAGGCTTCCACCAAGCTGCAGTATGTCTCGCGCAGCAGCGGCAAGTTTGAAGGCAACAAGGAGCAATTCCTTGAAGACCTCGAGCAGGCTTTGTATGCTTCCAAGATTATTTCTTACGCCCAGGGCTTTATGCTGATGCAGGAG GCCGCCAGAGACTTTGGCTGGAAGCTCAACAAACCCTCCATTGCTCTCATGTGGCGTGGTGGCTGCATCATCCGCTCCGTCTTCTTGAAGGACATCACAGCCGCCTACCGCAAGAACCCCGAACTTAAGAACCTACTCTTTGACGACTTCTTCAACAAGGCCATCCACAAGGCCCAGCCAGGCTGGAGAGATGTTGTTTCCAAGGCTGCTGAGCTTGGTATCCCTACTCCTGCCTTCTCCACTGCCCTGTCGTGGTTCGACGGCTACCGAACCAAGGACCTGCCTGCCAACCTCCTCCAGGCTCAGCGCGACTACTTCGGCGCTCACACTTTCCGTGTCAAGCCTGAAGCCGCCAATGACAAGTACCAGACTGGCAAGGACATTCACGTCAACTGGACCGGCCGTGGCGGCAACATCTCTGCCTCCACCTACCAGGCGTAA
- the rbm42 gene encoding RNA-binding protein 42 — MAYPPPPGTSSLPPRPPANAGNNNNTGRSGFKPAFSTTSKAPVHTYSSGPSYNAGASGYPGASTASQYGQSTYSSHSGAPPAEVSGGGRGYGYQSAPRQGYGPQSYSHGPTSYSAAPQIRNPFPMPGHQAAVVSNPSDYDPEMAAQIAQWQSTYSSEATPAVDKNGKPITPDVPKPEVPATAIPGQPDKKKTVVRQGGGKKWTDDSLLEWDPAHLRLFVGNLAGETTDDSLLKAFAPWKSVQKARVIRDKRTNKSKGYGFVSFSDADDFFNAAKTMNGQYIQSHPVIVRKANTEIKATNVKEKRNGKNNRNGNWKKSGNQQGGAGHGGGSGTYGAYEPAALGPVAPTGVTKPGQKTKNGLRLLG; from the coding sequence ATGGCCTacccgcctcctccaggcACCAGTTCTCTCCCACCTCGGCCTCCAGCAAACGctggcaacaacaacaacaccggTCGATCGGGCTTCAAACCCGCCTTTTCGACAACCTCAAAAGCCCCGGTGCATACGTATTCGAGCGGTCCATCCTACAACGCTGGCGCATCAGGATATCCTGGGGCCTCGACAGCGAGTCAATATGGCCAATCTACATATTCAAGCCATTCTGGCGCACCCCCCGCCGAAGTGAGTGGCGGGGGACGAGGATATGGATATCAATCAGCACCACGGCAAGGCTACGGTCCTCAGAGCTATTCCCACGGTCCGACATCGTACTCGGCAGCACCCCAAATCAGAAATCCTTTCCCGATGCCAGGCCACCAAGCCGCCGTCGTATCCAACCCCAGCGACTATGACCCCGAAATGGCCGCGCAAATAGCCCAGTGGCAGAGCACATATTCGAGCGAAGCAACCCCAGCCGTCGACAAGAATGGCAAGCCAATCACCCCCGACGTCCCGAAGCCAGAAGTTCCCGCAACGGCTATACCAGGCCAGcccgacaagaagaagacggttGTCCGCCAAGGCGGCGGTAAAAAATGGACCGACGATAGCCTCCTCGAATGGGACCCTGCCCATCTCCGCCTATTCGTGGGCAACCTCGCTGGCGAAACGACAGACGACTCCctcctcaaggcctttgcGCCATGGAAGTCCGTCCAGAAAGCCCGAGTAATTCGCGACAAGCGGACGAACAAATCCAAGGGCTACGGATTCGTCAGCTTCAGCGATGCAGATGATTtcttcaacgccgccaagACCATGAACGGCCAGTACATTCAGAGCCACCCCGTGATTGTCAGGAAGGCCAATACAGAAATCAAGGCCACCAATGTCAAGGAAAAAAGGAACGGGAAGAATAACAGGAATGGTAATTGGAAGAAATCAGGTAATCAGCAGGGTGGCGctggtcatggtggtggaAGCGGCACCTACGGTGCGTATGAGCCAGCAGCACTTGGGCCCGTTGCGCCCACGGGTGTGACGAAGCCTGGACAAAAGACCAAGAATGGTCTGCGGCTGCTGGGATAG